From the Silurus meridionalis isolate SWU-2019-XX chromosome 5, ASM1480568v1, whole genome shotgun sequence genome, one window contains:
- the med7 gene encoding mediator of RNA polymerase II transcription subunit 7, which yields MGEPQQVSALPLPPMQYVKEYTDENVRKGLAPKPPPPIRDNYIMFGNPFQCDDLVIRPLESQGIERLHPMQFDHKRELKKLNMSILINFLDLLDILIKSPGSIKREEKLEDLKLLFVHMHHLINEYRPHQARETLRVMMEVQKRQRLETAERFQKHLERVIEMIHGCLASLPDDLPQPDTSSKAGAVVPGSGVDVRLKTEPMDVEEAGVSCMAGQTDKNVPATAKEKVWDKDAIMCSIIDEMT from the coding sequence ATGGGTGAGCCGCAGCAGGTCAGCGCCCTTCCGCTTCCACCGATGCAGTACGTCAAAGAATACACAGATGAAAATGTACGTAAAGGACTGGCCCCTAAACCACCTCCTCCCATTCGGGATAATTACATCATGTTTGGCAATCCGTTCCAGTGTGATGACCTCGTCATCCGGCCTCTGGAGAGCCAGGGCATTGAAAGACTGCACCCGATGCAATTTGACCACAAGCGAGAGCTGAAGAAGCTTAATATGTCCATCCTAATTAACTTCCTGGACCTGCTGGACATCCTGATCAAAAGTCCAGGCAGCATTAAGCGGGAAGAAAAACTGGAGGACCTGAAACTTTTATTTGTCCACATGCACCATCTGATTAACGAGTATCGGCCTCATCAGGCCCGTGAAACTCTGCGAGTGATGATGGAGGTACAGAAGAGGCAGAGATTGGAGACAGCTGAGCGCTTCCAGAAACACTTGGAACGTGTCATAGAGATGATCCATGGCTGCCTTGCCTCACTGCCTGATGACTTGCCCCAACCTGACACCTCTAGCAAGGCTGGGGCGGTGGTTCCAGGTTCAGGGGTTGATGTTAGACTGAAAACTGAGCCAATGGATGTGGAGGAGGCTGGGGTTAGCTGCATGGCaggacaaacagacaaaaatgtaCCGGCTACCGCAAAGGAAAAAGTATGGGATAAAGATGCTATAATGTGCAGTATCATCGATGAAATGACGTAA